The region aaatccGCAAATTATTTTaggattatataatataatttgattaataattatgacacaatacaaatatttgatactaaattattaaattttaaagtttaaatataattatcacaTGTTATagaggtttgaatttttttcaacCACCAAGTATTTGCAGAAATATATTTTGGCTTTATTTTtctaaagataaataaataaataaaagtagcTTGATGTATTAAATGATTGAGATTATTGTTTTGTAACTGATCTCTCTTGCTTGCattaaattaagaaattacTACTTGTCATTTATGGTGAtcttaattgtaaaatttgtcaGAGCTAGATACAAGAAcctaataaagaaattaaatgttaatttccattatttatttactacttATTAGTACTTCAACCTCATAATTTCCTTTTGCATGAAGgaagatggaaaaaaataatattttgtatgGGTTATGGGCCTGGCTCATATATTAGaattaattaaagttttttaaagaatttattttattttttatacttaatttcACTTTTCCTCCACCTTTTCCTTTTATTCGTGAcggtaaatattttttttaaaaaaaatatctctgataaatatatttttttaatatttattatttatcaataAACTTGCTTGTACGTAGggaaatatgaaaataatcctttttttattttccttttttacaTTTCCAAGGAATTTTTCAtgaaagtattgtattttttttattgacaaCCAATTTTTCTCTCTCAATAAAAAGGATTGTTTGTCGATAATGTtagttaaaatacaaaattacacCTCTTCATCTGCATAAGATgtatcaaaaatttaaattaaatatatattacttgaTTTGATCTAGTGTCATACGCTTAAGAgttaaggtacataattacaTAACATGAGACACTGAAACgcacaacataagacacatacataTGTTTTATATTAACTTTAGTTCAAAAAgtacataattaatatttttaaggtacagaattgcataacataagacacaaaaacgcataacacaagacacaaaaacgcATAGCACAAGACAGAAAAATGCatgttatatttactttatttcaggtacaaaattcatacgcTTAAGGTACATAATTGCATAACATGAGACACAGAAACGCATAACactatacatatacacatgctttacagtttataaaaaaaaaaaaaaaaaaaacctataacGTGAACTAAACAACAAATGGTCGCcgtcaaatttaaaattcaaaatgacgTCGTATAGGACCAGGGTCCACGGTGCACTATAGACATTGATCCACAGTATAGCGATTGATTACAAGTGGGGTGGTATTCGATTAAgtcttttaaagagtttttaaaagtttagtgaTATTCAAAAAGTTAATACTTTTATAGATGATAGAGTAAATACGCGGATACGTGCAATAAATACTCTTTATTAATGAATAGACGGATACAAGGTGTTTATACCCCAGGGTAGCTCGGTTACTTTCGATAGTGGGTCAGATGTTCTTGGTTTACTTGACTATTATATAGAAAACAGCCAAAAGTCCCCCTTACAACATTAAATGCGGTATATATAGACTGTCAGAAGACAGGTACTAGACCAGCGGCATGGCGGCCGTGTGGCGGCCATGCACCGGTCCAAAGGTGAGTCCCGTACTCGGAAGCCAGGTGTCGCGAGGTCAAAGGATTTGGACATCAAGGAGGAAGACGTCCAAGGACAACAGGACACCCGGTCAGTCTGAGCTCTGGGTCTTGATCAGGATTGGCTCTTGACCGGCTATGGATTCCCCGAGAAGGTCAGTTAGACCGGTCGAGCGATAGAAGACCGGTCAATTTAAATAGACCGGGGGTTAGGTACGATGAGCGGGGAATAATCCCTATCAATAATTTctttatattaagaattttgcAGACTGTTTcctctcaaatataaatagttgaaatacATCCATCAACcttcaaatttcaaacattTTTTCAACCAACTCCGAATCTTTCTCtctttctaaattttatttattattttccttgCAATATTATACGGACTACGGAGTATcatttagttaaaatttaaaaatgatattgtctttaaatttataatacactATTTTTTGGTAactaaatttgaatttattcaattacaatacataaatttatatagtatctatcaaaatatatgatatatcagaaaagtttttaaagaaaattacaatataaatattacatatttatagaAATCAATGCCTACCAGGATAATTGTTCtaacaaaataaatgttttaatataaaCTTATTCACACAAAATTATCAacgcattttaaaaaaaaaaaattttaatgtctACACTAGATCAATGGCTGAAATTTAACCATATTTTTTACCTAAGCAACTCTTTGCatttgatctctctctctcacacacacatatatatatttttgagtacATTTTTTACCTAAGCAACTCTTTGCatttgatctctctctctcacacacacatatatatatttttgagtactactgactctgttcacacacatatatatatttttgagtactactgactctgttcatagctacttaatgaagcataaagagtcaacagCAATgtctctgttacaatgtagtgttcatagctactttctcaacctaatgaagcacaaagagtcaacagttgcctccactgaggctcgaacccactccccgggacaccggatgccactagaccacaagtgtatatatatatatatatatatatatatatatatatacacgtatacatatatatacatattttaacTAAATAGCTGAATATATATGGCACTTGAATAATGTTTTTGTCATAAGTGACAATAACCAAATATGTATTTgtcccaaaaattaaaaatcttgtGCAGTCGCTCACTTTGCACTTGTTTAGAGTCAGCCCGGAGCATATCCATTTAAtcttcttataaaaaaaaaaaaaaaaaaaaaaaaaaaaNNNNNNNNNNNNNNNNNNNNNNNNNNNNNNNNNNNNNNNNNNNNNNNNNNNNNNNNNNNNNNNNNNNNNNNNNNNNNNNNNNNNNNNNNNNNNNNNNNNNNNNNNNNNNNNNNNNNNNNNNNNNNNNNNNNNNNNNNNNNNNNNNNNNNNNNNNNNNNNNNNNNNNNNNNNNNNNNNNNNNNNNNNNNNNNNNNNNNNNNNNNNNNNNNNNNNNNNNNNNNNNNNNNNNNNNNNNNNNNNNNNNNNNNNNNNNNNNNNNNNNNNNNNNNNNNNNNNNNNNNNNNNNNNNNNNNNNNNNNNNNNNNNNNNNNNNNNNNNNNNNNNNNNNNNNNNNNNNNNNNNNNNNNNNNNNNNNNNNNNNNNNNNNNNNNNNNNNNNNNNNNNNNNNNNNNNNNNNNNNNNNNNNNNNNNNNNNNNNNNNNNNNNNNNNNNNNNNNNNNNNNNNNNNNNNNNNNNNNNNNNNNNNNNNNNNNNNNNNNNNNNNNNNNNNNNNNNNNNNNNNNNNNNNNNNNNNNNNNNNNNNNNNNNNNNNNNNNNNNNNNNNNNNNNNNNNNNNNNNNNNNNNNNNNNNNNNNNNNNNNNNNNNNNNNNNNNNNNNNNNNNNNNNNNNNNNNNNNNNNNNNNNNNNNNNNNNNNNNNNNNNNNNNNNNNNNNNNNNNNNNNNNNNNNNNNNNNNNNNNNNNNNNNNNNNNNNNNNNNNNNNNNNNNNNNNNNNNNNNNNNNNNNNNNNNNNNNNNNNNNNNNNNNNNNNNNNNNNNNNNNNNNNNNNNNNNNNNNNNNNNNNNNNNNNNNNNNNNNNNNNNNNNNNNNNNNNNNNNNNNNNNNNNNNNNNNNNNNNNNNNNNNNNNNNNNNNNNNNNNNNNNNNNNNNNNNNNNNNNNNNNNNNNNNNNNNNNNNNNNNNNNNNNNNNNNNNNNNNNNNNNNNNNNNNNNNNNNNNNNNNNNNNNNNNNNNNNNNNNNNNNNNNNNNNNNNNNNNNNNNNNNNNNNNNNNNNNNNNNNNNNNNNNNNNNNNNNNNNNNNNNNNNNNNNNNNNNNNNNNNNNNNNNNNNNNNNNNNNNNNNNNNNNNNNNNNNNNNNNNNNATTTTTTACCTAAGCAACTCTTTGCatttgatctctctctctcacacacacatatatatatttttgagtactactgactctgttcacacacatatatatatttttgagtactactgactctgttcatagctacttaatgaagcataaagagtcaacagCAATgtctctgttacaatgtagtgttcatagctactttctcaacctaatgaagcacaaagagtcaacagttgcctccactgaggctcgaacccactccccgggacaccggatgccactagaccacaagtgtatatatatatatatatatatatatatatatatatacacgtatacatatatatacatattttaacTAAATAGCTGAATATATATGGCACTTGAATAATGTTTTTGTCATAAGTGACAATAACCAAATATGTATTTgtcccaaaaattaaaaatcttgtGCAGTCGCTCACTTTGCACTTGTTTAGAGTCAGCCCGGAGCATATCCATTTAatcttcttaaaaaaaaaaaaaaaaaaaaaaaaaaaaacctgaatGAAAGAAGTAAAGGTGCATGTAGTATTACTTCTTAAATAACCTGGGCTAAACAGATGTTAAGAGTGAGAGAACAAGAAGCTTGAGCCAATAACCATCCATGGAAGCAAGTCTAATAGAGGCATTGAATGGTCTGGTAATTTGTCCTGATCTTAGCAATGTGGGAAATCTTGTGCCACTCCGGTCGGCTCCCTTCGAAACATCTTTCTTCCAGAAGAGGGCAAACAATAATTTCAAACGCCTGTAAATTGTTGAGACATTGCATCGCTTCCATGGAGGGCAGATAAGCAAGATTTGCACATAATGTAAAGCAGACTGattgaagagatgagaggcaacAGAACCAGTCAGGAAGAGCCTCCACCCCAAATTCTCTTATGGACAGATGCTTCAAACCCGAGAGTTCTTTGAGTTGGTTGGGCAGAGATTTGAGCGTTGCCCATCCATACAGTGTTAGGGAGACTAAAGATGCAAAAGGAGTTGCCCCAGAGGGTGTTGATGGCCATGGGAAAGAATCGAGCTCACGTGAGAAATGGCCTATCCTTAGTTCCTTGAGGTGAACAAGCTGAGACAGACCCTCGGGGAACAAAGACGGGCACTGGCGAATGCACAAGTTCTCGAGTGCTTTGCAGAGTTCCAAACCAGTTGGTAACGCAATCAACTTCTCACACATTGAAATATCTAGCTTGCGCAGAGATTGTAGGCCAGTTACATCGGGCAATGCAGCCAGATTCGAGCACTTCCTTATTTCTAGTTCCTGGAGAAGAGCCAAACTTCCCAGCCGCTCTGGTAAAGAAGCCAGTTTATCACATCTCACAAAGGATAAGTAACGGAGAGACGTTAGGCCGCTCATTTCTGGTAGACTTGACAGTTCTGGGCATCCCTCGATTTTCAATATTTCCAGGTGAAGAAACACCTTCGTTCGTGAAGCTGATGGTAATTTTGCTTCAGACCATTGGGTTAGAATTGCCATTCCACTCAAAGTGAGTTCTCTTAGGGATGGGAATAAGGTAACACTACTGCTTTTGCAATCAATATTTGTCTGACAGTAGAACTCCGGGCCGATATATTTCACACTGTTCATCCCGGTTATTGATACAATCCTTAGACTGGGAAGGTGTCCAAGTGTAGGAATTTGTTCACACCAGTTGCAATCCCACAATGTTATCTTCATTAGGTTCTTTAGTTTATTTTCCACAAGCCACGATGGAAACCTTGCACCCTTAAAGCTCTCGATTGTCAAGTCTCTCAAGTTGAAGTGCGGCTCAAGGCCCTCTAACACTCCTTCATCAACGAACTCTTTCCTTCTTCGATCCAATGGATGCCAACGGATCTGTAAGGTATGAATATTCTCTTTCTCGTACAACTTTGCTTCTCGTGCTGCATTGTAATTTTTGACATTCTCGACGCTGTAAATGTTTAAGTGACCTTTCAGGTTGGGCAAGCATCCCAGGTCACTAATCTGGCATCGACTGTCAGAACTCACAACAAAGAAAGGTAATGTCTGGAGAGAAACCAACTTCCCTATCCCAAGAAATAAACAAGGCCGCCTGTTGTCACGAATGTCTTCCATATAAAAATGCCTCAAATTAACCAGACGATGAAAATCTCGTGGCATCTCCTCCAAGATATTCAATCTCAGTGTCTGCAAATTGTAAAGCTGCGTGATGGTATTCGGCAATCTCTTGATGGAAGTCTTTGAGATGTCAAGGTATCTTAGATGTTTCAACTTTCCTACCGAACTTGGCAATTCTTTAATTCCAAAACCGTCTAAAATCAAAACGCGAAGATGCTTAGCACTTGTCAAAATGTCTGCATTGAAACCTGCAGTTATATACAGAGTTCTTAGGTTGAGAAGAGGACCCTTTGGAACATTCAATTTAACCCCTTCTCTGCAAATTAATGATAAATGTACAGTCTCGATATCATCATTCATATCTCTAGGATCCACAGTTAAGCAGAAGTCTTTTGATACGTGCAATGCAAGATCATGCACCAGATCGTGCATCTTGCAAGTTCTGACATTACCATATTCATCCTTCTCGACATCTTGGAACAACGAATTTCTCAGCAATatattgaaaaagttatttccCACTTCCTCCATCTCTATCCGGTCTTCTTTAGAACCCTTAATCCAGCCCTGCGCCATCCAAAGTTGAATCAATTTATCCCTTTCCATTATggaatctttttgaaaaatcgCACAATATGCAAAGCATTGCTTCAATGATAACGAGGGCAAGTGTTTGTAACTCAACATCAATGTTGATAGTACTCCATCCATACTCTTGGATGAACTCCAAGTCACGCTGTTCTCTATCATGGACCACTCGCTTTCGCTATTCCTAGAGTACATTAAACCTCCCAATGTCTTTATAGCCAATGGCACACCCCGACATCTTTGCAAAATTCTTCTACCAATAGCCCTCAACCCCGGAGTCTCCTCCACCCCTCCACTCGAAAATGTTATTTGCGTAAACAGTGTCCATCCATCGTCATCCGGCAACACTTCCAGCCTGTGGCTTGAAAACGACTGCATTGCTGTAGCAACTTCTTCACTCCGAGTGGTTATCATAATTCTGCTCCCTCTAGAACCACCAATTTCCATCAAACACCTCCTCATACTATCCCACTTACCCTGATCTTGATTCCAGATATCATCAAGAACCAATAAATACTTCTTCCCATTCAAATTCTGTTGCAGCTTTTTCACGATTGCCTCCCTGTTCGAGACCTCGAAACTGGTTAGGGTGAGAGACTGCACCATCTCAACCAAGAGCCTATCAACATCAAAATCATCAGATACACAAACCCACATCCTGTAATCGAAATTTCTCACCACAGATTCATTTTTGTAAACAAGTTGAGCTAAGGTTGTTTTTCCCAGCCCAGGCATTCCCACTATGCTAATCACAGCTAAATCCCTTTCATTATCAGAACTGATTAACATATCTACAATCTTAGCAGCATCACTTGCCCTACCCACAACTTCTGATTCAACAACACAAGGATCAGTTTTCCTCAATAATTGAGCTTCAGAATCCCTACCCAAACCCTCAATTACCCTAAGCCCTATATCATTCGATTCCTTATAAAGCTTCTCAAGATTCCTATCAATAATCTTAACCTTTTGACCGAATTGCACACGAAGTAAAAGTGGATTTGAAAGAGTGAAGAAATCCCGAACCTTGTTCTCGCTTATGGCTTTGATTCTCAGAATTTCGTAGGCGAACTCGTCCAAAACATTATCGGCATCAAATGCGACGGCCGTGAGCTTCTTGAGCCAAAGGCGTACCGCCCTGGAATCTGTTTGCTTGTTCTCTGCATCAATCATCAATGCTTGGATCATCTCTAGGTTTTCAGCGAGGTTTTTGAGGCTTTCCTTGAAGCCCCAAAGGGCGCATAGCTCTTCTGCTGCAAGGGAAAATAGCTTTCTCAGAACTCCCTCTGCAACGACGCTTATAAAAACTGTTTCTGCCATTTTCTCTTTTGCTGGTGAGATGCTGCATAAAGAGTGTAGCAGATGTGTATGTAAAGATGAAGGCGTTGGGGAATGGGGAACAGATATGAAACAAGTGATCAGAGTATTGAGTGTCCACTGATTGCTCAAAGTCAGCTAAGATTGGCGTTGAAAGGAAGTCAAAAGTGAACAGACTGATTCACTGTCCTCTGATGGTTCAAAGTCAATTAAAGATTGGCCTGGAAATTCCACTGATAAGTGAGAATTTAGAGCAACCcatcaatgtttttttttttttaatttttttaatgatttttgaaaCCATGCATAATGACGTGGAGGAAAGAGAGGTCAAGGGAGAGAAAAATAAGTATGCTCCTGAGAATTTGTgcacaaaaaagaaaattgcttaTGCATAAAGTATACAGGTAAGTGGTGAAAAATTAAAGACTAACGTGATAATTCACAATTTATCTTCTCCTAAGAATTTGGGGTTATTTGGAGACATTTGGAGACAAGACCAATTGGATGATTTGCGATTATATCCTCCTGAGAATTGGGAGTTATTTGGAGACAAGACTACCGAATTGGGAGTTATTTGGAGACAAGACCAACGGGATAATTTGTGATTTATATCCTTCTGAGAATTGGAGGTTATTTGGAGACTTACGATTAGTCTAATACTAAGAAAATTAGTCTAATACTAAGAAacataatgtaaaaatattacaaggCAGTATATGTTCTGGTACTGATTTTAAATGCCACTTTTTATTAGTTGAATTAACTTTTGTTTCtgtacttattttatttattaatatatttttttataacttttaaatttaatttgttatatttaatgatttttagtgtaacttttaaatacataaattttatatactaataataaaccAAATATTATAAGAAATTGAATAGTAAATAACTTAGTTAAGTATTATTAATCGTATCACATATAAAATAGAATGGAGAGAGTATTACCTATATGTCACTATACCTCTAATCTTAAATTCCATATTGCCATAAAAAATAGttctaaaaataacttttcaaaatcaatgaaatttaaactaattaaaaacaaaagaatggtgtaattaaaacttaaaattggttttgcatacacaatattttccATCCTATGAAAGCACACCAGCATTCAGATTGTGCTGGAAAAAATTTCAGAAAAGATAACAAATGATAATCTCAACTGAAATAAAGTTTTTGCACTGTTGCTCTTCTTTGCAACTACATTGCACCAGCTCAAGAAATATCACAAGATTATTGCAACCAGGCAAAGACATGTTGAAGATCTATCCTCTAGAGAagtttattgttatttttgagTAACAAGGGAAACCCGCAACCTCCTCTAGAGAAGTTTATTGTTGTACTCCTGGACATTGTATTATGAAAGCTTTCTCGGGATTCTTTCCATCAATTTCAGAGTGGTGAGGAACATCGGAGGGCAACTGTGCAGCAGAGAACCAAGCTTCACTAAGAACTTTCTCGAGTTTATCGTAGACAACAGCATTGCCATCTGGCGTGAGGTGCAAACCATCACTGCAAAATGGCAAAAAGTTGGTGTGTCACGAGTTAATAGGTGCATCATAGTTCACACTTCTCAGCCAGGTTTCAGGTCCAGATAAAAGAATCAAAAGTAGAAATGTTCTCATTTTGAAAGACAATTATCACTAAACCACAAGACCgttaacccttaccctccactGAATTTCTTATTCGACCTCGAACTGTTTGTCTATACATGTTTAAAGACGCACATATAACCACTGACCTTAAGAATTTCTTCTGCCAACCCTCGGTTTCCTGCATTATGGACCATAGATTTATTGACGGGAGGCCCAACTCCCTGGCTAATTCAACACACTGCTTTGCATACTCTCCTGCCGCTTCATTTGTCCTTTCTGGCAATTCCATTGCTTTGTCGCCATGTAAAGAcctgcttggaaaattagaaaactaTTTATAGGAATAACATTGATTGGTATGCTCATTTCCCTTAGGTAtcaatgctgaaaatatgcaggTTAAAGCTTTTGTTGCAAATACTCCCTCTCATTTTATTTAGACTACTTCCACATAGCacgttttccaaaaaaaaggtttaaaactttgaaaattattatgaattttagATGAATAgaatttacaaatataaaagaaagaaTTGCATGTcacataaaattcaaaaatgatGATTATAAATTCTACCATTTGAAGTTGCCCGAGAATGTTGAGATACACGAAAACTGGCTCAGTAAAGTGAGGTGGGAACATATTCTTAAGAGATACAGAGTAATACCCAAAATAGTCTCTCAACTATCTCATAATTCTCAAATTGGTCTTCAACATCCAAATGCAAAAATTTACTCAATCTAGTCCTCAGTATAACAGAGGACTAAAATGAGTAAAATTTTGCATAGTTAAGCAACCATTTTGTGTAAATTAATAATCAAGGACCAATATGGGAATTATGACATAGTCGGGGGatcattttgggtattaactccatTCTTAGCATAATTATTATTGCAGTTGTTTATAGTTGAAGAGAGActgcataaaaataaatatatgcgGGACACAAAATTAAGGAAATATAGATGCACACTAGTTCTTAGTGATCAAAACAGCTAAAAGATGTTATACTGgcattgtttttttctttggaCAAGTCTAGGATGTTATAGTGTCATAGGAAGGCATTGATAAAAATTCCAAGTAGGTAGTTGAAACTCATATCTGAATGagtttatatttctatcagatAAATCAAGAAACGCAACTGCATTAATTATTGAGAATTCACATATCGACTTAAAATGGTTCATACCTAGCATATTCTAGGCGGCCTTCCTCATCAACTGGTGGTGGAGTTATAAGCACAAGTACCATGGTGGGTGAGCATTTCTGCGAATGTTTGTCAAGACCAGTGAGAAATAGACAAATTACTTGACTGTTTCAAAGTAAACATATAGGACTTGAAATTGGGGGGGGATCATGAACATAATATAATTAGCATCAAACAAGAAAGATGACCAAATGCATAAAAGCAAGATGAAACAGAAATAGCAACTACATAGAGATTCCCATAATTCattctatttaccaaacaatggCTTTGAAAAGAGTAGCATCTAGTAAAATGGTGTTTCTGAAGAATAAAATTAGAACCTTCAGGTGTTGAACCATTTTTCTTAGATTTTCTTTGTATTCCTCAAGAGGCACATGCTGCCTTTCACTTGTCCTCCCAGAAAGCGCTGCATCATTTGCCCCAAAGAAAATAGTGGTAACAGCAGGATACGTGATAGATTGCTGCAACAAGCCAACAAAACCATCAATTAAAGCCCAAGATTGACCTCAAATCTTAACCATGAAATTATTATTGCTAGTTACTATTTCAAGCCTCATAATGATTGCCGAGAATTGCCTATTGGCCAATTCTTCCTCAGATTGCACTTACAGCTTCTCTTCAATCAGTTTATTACGCATAATTATAGATATACACATCTCCACAATCATAGACTTAAAACCACAgagcctctctctctctctctccagaTTTTTAAAATCTGAATTTTCTTGATCCCAAAATGACACTATCTCTAACCACTCTAACCAATAGAGTCCTTGAAAACTCCAAAAGTATAAAGACAAACAAATTTACCACAGAAATTAAAAGCAGCACATATTGAGATGATCAAAGTACTAACAGAATCTCCAACCACCgaattttattagaatatacATATGAACGAATACATACAGATGTTCGGCAATTCCATCCCCACACCCGAGAATACAATAGTCAGTAAAACGtctaggaaaatattttttaaaaaaattgggaaaTTAGAGTATGATTACCAGAGGGAAGAGGTGATGCATCAAGAGCAAAGCCCACCTAGTGTTGTATCCACCGTACCCACGATTCAGAATATCAGCCTATACATACAAAGATACACATTCAAGAATCAAATGCATACATAACAAAAGCGATATAAATTATGCAGAGATGTGAAAGAATGAAAATGGGAAGAGAGAATTGACCTTGCGAGAGTAATTGTCGGCAATAGCAGCACCCCATCCTCCTAATCTGAAGGATTGCTCGGTGATGGAATCCCCGAATAGTATTATCTGAGGCCGCATTGTTGTTCGTTCTCCACCGATCACTCCCTTGATGGCTGGGTTTAAGTGTTTAACTCACCCGAATACCCGATCAACTTCCCTCTTGACGATTTGTTGCTGTTATAACTCGGAATACGGTATACCTCTAGAacataatgtaattttaatccCTCAACGGTTTTAGCTCATAATATTTTATCACTGCCATATACACTTctaatttttagaaaaagttacatttataaCATCTGAAAAGTAGTACTGCCAAAGTGGGTCGAACCTCACGGGTTGGCCCACACCAACCTCGCAGTGGGGCAATTAAGGTTACAAAAAAAGATGACTCGTGAAAGAGCGGACCTAATCGGCCTGGCCGTTAAGATCCGGGCCCACGAGCTAGACcctattttttgaaaaaaaaaaaataataaataaatgtatatatatatatatatatatatatatatatatatatatatatatatatatatNNNNNNNNNNNNNNNNNNN is a window of Ipomoea triloba cultivar NCNSP0323 chromosome 11, ASM357664v1 DNA encoding:
- the LOC115995657 gene encoding putative disease resistance protein RGA4, encoding MAETVFISVVAEGVLRKLFSLAAEELCALWGFKESLKNLAENLEMIQALMIDAENKQTDSRAVRLWLKKLTAVAFDADNVLDEFAYEILRIKAISENKVRDFFTLSNPLLLRVQFGQKVKIIDRNLEKLYKESNDIGLRVIEGLGRDSEAQLLRKTDPCVVESEVVGRASDAAKIVDMLISSDNERDLAVISIVGMPGLGKTTLAQLVYKNESVVRNFDYRMWVCVSDDFDVDRLLVEMVQSLTLTSFEVSNREAIVKKLQQNLNGKKYLLVLDDIWNQDQGKWDSMRRCLMEIGGSRGSRIMITTRSEEVATAMQSFSSHRLEVLPDDDGWTLFTQITFSSGGVEETPGLRAIGRRILQRCRGVPLAIKTLGGLMYSRNSESEWSMIENSVTWSSSKSMDGVLSTLMLSYKHLPSLSLKQCFAYCAIFQKDSIMERDKLIQLWMAQGWIKGSKEDRIEMEEVGNNFFNILLRNSLFQDVEKDEYGNVRTCKMHDLVHDLALHVSKDFCLTVDPRDMNDDIETVHLSLICREGVKLNVPKGPLLNLRTLYITAGFNADILTSAKHLRVLILDGFGIKELPSSVGKLKHLRYLDISKTSIKRLPNTITQLYNLQTLRLNILEEMPRDFHRLVNLRHFYMEDIRDNRRPCLFLGIGKLVSLQTLPFFVVSSDSRCQISDLGCLPNLKGHLNIYSVENVKNYNAAREAKLYEKENIHTLQIRWHPLDRRRKEFVDEGVLEGLEPHFNLRDLTIESFKGARFPSWLVENKLKNLMKITLWDCNWCEQIPTLGHLPSLRIVSITGMNSVKYIGPEFYCQTNIDCKSSSVTLFPSLRELTLSGMAILTQWSEAKLPSASRTKVFLHLEILKIEGCPELSSLPEMSGLTSLRYLSFVRCDKLASLPERLGSLALLQELEIRKCSNLAALPDVTGLQSLRKLDISMCEKLIALPTGLELCKALENLCIRQCPSLFPEGLSQLVHLKELRIGHFSRELDSFPWPSTPSGATPFASLVSLTLYGWATLKSLPNQLKELSGLKHLSIREFGVEALPDWFCCLSSLQSVCFTLCANLAYLPSMEAMQCLNNLQAFEIIVCPLLEERCFEGSRPEWHKISHIAKIRTNYQTIQCLY
- the LOC115997158 gene encoding GDSL esterase/lipase At5g62930; this translates as MRPQIILFGDSITEQSFRLGGWGAAIADNYSRKADILNRGYGGYNTRWALLLMHHLFPLQSITYPAVTTIFFGANDAALSGRTSERQHVPLEEYKENLRKMVQHLKKCSPTMVLVLITPPPVDEEGRLEYARSLHGDKAMELPERTNEAAGEYAKQCVELARELGLPSINLWSIMQETEGWQKKFLSDGLHLTPDGNAVVYDKLEKVLSEAWFSAAQLPSDVPHHSEIDGKNPEKAFIIQCPGVQQ